In a genomic window of Pedobacter sp. KBS0701:
- a CDS encoding carboxypeptidase-like regulatory domain-containing protein, with protein sequence MYKLIIFLLLALPMGVFAQTVTTGTVFDYSKKTLSLPGVSIRNLNSKKSTSTNKEGKYTIAANIGDLIEFSAVGYHTDTLYLTNLLNRTIYLPVKSNSLKDVDITAVRMNSQVTDAKDPLAEKYTLLNTGGNLNRKRMKDKVGGLNLNLGYGKYKRQQRKEADLEEKEMYQDEIDENFTPKAITDLTKLEGEELKNFMIIYRPSIEAVKAERPFKYSFYISRAFVAWKKLTPQERKLQDLPKLKAN encoded by the coding sequence ATGTACAAACTGATCATTTTTCTATTACTTGCCTTACCTATGGGCGTTTTTGCACAAACGGTAACTACGGGTACAGTTTTCGATTATTCGAAAAAAACACTCTCACTGCCTGGCGTTTCCATCAGAAACCTGAACAGTAAAAAATCTACCAGTACCAACAAAGAGGGTAAATATACCATTGCAGCCAACATTGGTGATCTGATTGAATTTTCTGCCGTAGGTTACCATACCGACACGCTTTATTTAACCAATCTCCTAAACAGGACCATCTACCTGCCTGTTAAATCAAATAGTTTAAAAGATGTTGATATTACCGCAGTGCGGATGAACAGCCAGGTAACCGATGCAAAGGATCCACTGGCAGAGAAATATACTTTATTAAATACCGGGGGCAACCTAAACCGTAAGCGCATGAAAGATAAGGTTGGAGGTTTAAACCTGAATTTAGGTTATGGTAAATATAAAAGACAACAGCGTAAAGAAGCCGATTTAGAAGAAAAGGAAATGTACCAGGATGAAATCGACGAAAACTTTACGCCAAAGGCCATCACTGATCTTACCAAGCTGGAAGGCGAAGAACTTAAAAACTTTATGATCATTTACAGGCCTTCGATCGAAGCCGTAAAGGCCGAAAGACCGTTTAAATATTCGTTTTACATTTCACGTGCCTTTGTAGCGTGGAAAAAATTAACTCCGCAGGAAAGAAAATTGCAAGATCTGCCAAAATTAAAGGCTAATTAA
- a CDS encoding Spx/MgsR family RNA polymerase-binding regulatory protein, whose product MTVYGIPNCNTVKKSLDWLKAHQVDFEFHDFKKKGITEEKLNEWCNTFGWETVLNRKGLTWKKLTKEEQAKIDNQNLAIAYLKENTSAIKRPIIEQNGKAILIGFDDDNYLKTLA is encoded by the coding sequence ATGACCGTTTACGGAATTCCAAATTGCAATACAGTTAAAAAATCGCTCGATTGGTTAAAAGCACATCAGGTAGATTTCGAATTTCACGATTTTAAGAAAAAAGGCATTACCGAAGAAAAATTAAACGAATGGTGTAATACTTTCGGCTGGGAAACGGTATTGAACCGTAAAGGTTTAACCTGGAAAAAACTCACCAAAGAGGAGCAGGCAAAAATTGATAACCAGAATTTGGCAATCGCTTATTTAAAAGAAAATACCAGCGCTATAAAACGCCCGATTATTGAGCAGAATGGCAAAGCCATATTAATTGGATTTGACGATGACAATTATTTAAAAACACTAGCCTGA
- a CDS encoding sensor histidine kinase — protein sequence MEILSGNSSAIKSKNINQLEFWISTTLYILALISICTQITYGSGGSYRFSENSVEYSIMANFFLPEIFKISIIYFSFLLFNFVSMPQLAKGRNLTMNLIMTIAVTAFSIIGWMIANTYSEAYRLVEYDDIDRGYDMFFGEAFTYIFFIYLLFNAYAYFNERGMELFNRIHFLKTYNKNIVSEIFVSTKIWLITLMVFAAVLSLKIDYELLIVWLLVPPVNIFFAFCAIYYIIPNLRKNFKGFGRYFWGNVGLTIIISLLLLIILIPFMRNGVVVPITLSLNAICLICITTPSAWYVYKHKFEKLSEIQMLKTELGKSDANLNFLKSQINPHFLFNALNTLFGTALQENAERTGEGIQKLGDMMRFMLHENTQDKISLTREVEYLNNYIDLQKLRTSRSADIRIDTHIEEQLNNLHITPMLLIPFIENAFKHGISLQQPSYIKITLQTKESTLYFDVSNSIYIKADNDPEKLKSGIGLENVKQRLSLLYYGKHELIIRESANEFFVHLTLQLD from the coding sequence ATGGAAATTCTTTCAGGTAATTCATCTGCTATCAAATCTAAAAACATCAACCAGCTTGAGTTTTGGATTTCTACAACATTATACATTCTTGCATTGATCAGTATTTGTACACAAATTACTTACGGATCTGGCGGATCGTACCGTTTTTCTGAAAATTCAGTTGAATACAGCATCATGGCAAATTTCTTTCTTCCCGAAATATTTAAGATCAGTATCATTTACTTCAGTTTTTTGCTTTTCAATTTTGTTTCAATGCCTCAACTGGCAAAGGGCCGTAACTTAACCATGAACCTGATCATGACCATTGCTGTTACAGCGTTTTCTATTATTGGATGGATGATAGCCAATACCTATTCGGAAGCTTACCGTCTGGTGGAATATGATGATATAGACCGCGGTTATGACATGTTTTTTGGAGAAGCTTTTACCTATATATTTTTTATTTACCTGCTTTTTAACGCTTACGCCTATTTTAACGAGCGTGGCATGGAGCTTTTTAATAGAATCCATTTTTTAAAAACTTATAATAAAAATATTGTTTCAGAGATATTCGTGAGTACAAAAATCTGGCTGATTACGCTCATGGTATTTGCGGCAGTACTCTCTTTAAAAATCGATTATGAATTGCTGATCGTTTGGTTACTTGTACCACCGGTAAATATTTTCTTTGCCTTTTGCGCTATTTATTATATCATTCCAAATCTTCGAAAAAACTTTAAGGGTTTTGGCCGGTATTTTTGGGGCAATGTAGGTTTAACTATTATCATTTCACTCCTATTGCTCATTATCCTTATTCCTTTTATGCGCAATGGCGTAGTTGTGCCAATTACCTTAAGTTTAAATGCAATATGTTTAATCTGCATTACCACACCATCTGCCTGGTATGTTTACAAGCATAAATTTGAAAAGCTGAGCGAAATACAAATGCTTAAAACAGAGCTGGGAAAATCGGACGCCAACCTGAATTTCTTAAAATCGCAGATCAATCCACACTTTTTGTTTAATGCGTTAAACACCCTTTTTGGCACGGCTTTACAGGAAAATGCGGAAAGAACGGGTGAGGGGATTCAAAAACTGGGTGATATGATGCGTTTTATGCTCCACGAAAATACCCAGGATAAGATTTCGCTAACCCGGGAGGTGGAATACCTGAACAATTATATCGATCTGCAAAAACTGCGTACCTCACGCTCGGCAGATATCAGGATTGACACCCATATTGAGGAACAATTGAACAATTTGCATATTACGCCAATGTTGTTAATTCCCTTTATCGAAAATGCATTTAAACATGGGATCAGTTTGCAACAGCCATCATATATTAAAATTACGCTCCAAACTAAAGAAAGTACCTTATATTTTGATGTGAGCAACAGCATTTACATCAAGGCAGATAACGATCCTGAAAAATTGAAAAGCGGTATCGGACTTGAAAATGTAAAACAGCGACTGTCGCTGCTTTATTATGGAAAACATGAACTGATTATCCGTGAAAGTGCTAATGAGTTTTTTGTCCATTTGACTTTGCAGTTGGATTAG
- a CDS encoding GIY-YIG nuclease family protein → MSFDSAQDDPNCYTARKRPLILVFCEHFEDINEAISLEKQIKGWTRKKKEAIINDNWDRLKELAICKNTTSHTNLTK, encoded by the coding sequence ATATCCTTCGACTCCGCTCAGGATGACCCAAATTGTTATACCGCTAGAAAAAGACCTTTAATCTTAGTATTTTGCGAGCACTTTGAAGACATTAACGAAGCAATAAGTTTAGAAAAACAAATTAAAGGTTGGACGAGAAAAAAGAAAGAGGCTATTATAAATGATAACTGGGATAGACTTAAAGAATTGGCTATTTGCAAAAACACGACTAGCCATACGAATCTTACCAAGTAA
- a CDS encoding LytTR family DNA-binding domain-containing protein, translating into MIAIAIDDEPIALDIIKSHASKVPFVELQETFTDAFAAITYLQHNKIDLIFLDIKMPDISGIDFLKSLSKPPMVIFTTAYTEHAVQSFELDAVDYLLKPFSLSRFLKACNKAHELFNLRSQKREAKTDYIFVKDGYEQIKVNLDEICYVEASGNYTQIQLKDKLLSSRITINDLADLLPKTDFIRCHRAFIVAKNKVSKFDRSQIWMGDKIIPIGATYGGIQLT; encoded by the coding sequence ATGATTGCCATTGCTATAGATGATGAACCGATTGCACTTGATATTATAAAATCGCATGCCTCAAAAGTTCCGTTTGTAGAACTGCAGGAAACCTTTACTGATGCCTTTGCAGCCATTACTTATCTTCAGCACAATAAGATTGACCTGATTTTTCTGGATATTAAAATGCCAGATATTAGTGGCATTGACTTTTTAAAGAGTTTAAGTAAGCCGCCCATGGTTATTTTTACCACGGCTTATACCGAACATGCAGTACAAAGTTTTGAACTTGATGCTGTTGATTATTTGTTAAAACCTTTTTCACTTTCCCGTTTTTTAAAGGCCTGCAATAAGGCCCACGAACTCTTTAACCTGCGTAGCCAGAAACGGGAAGCTAAAACGGACTATATTTTTGTAAAAGATGGTTATGAACAAATTAAAGTGAATTTAGATGAAATCTGCTATGTGGAAGCCTCGGGAAATTACACGCAGATCCAGCTTAAAGATAAATTACTGAGCTCGCGTATTACCATTAACGATCTGGCTGATTTACTACCAAAAACAGATTTTATCCGCTGCCACCGGGCCTTTATTGTGGCCAAAAACAAAGTATCCAAATTTGACCGCAGCCAAATTTGGATGGGAGATAAAATTATACCCATTGGGGCCACTTACGGTGGGATACAACTTACTTAA
- a CDS encoding alpha-2-macroglobulin translates to MNISLRLPALFFLLILLSLRISAQQKYTLNDFYRVDSIASQAKPKNALALIEKINEQARQTHNTPLLVKSVIYRMMFQSYLEENAFDKILINLRKDINITKQPEKSILQSLLAETYWNYLQQNRWQINQRTQVQGDIGDDLKTWSIKKLNDETVKYYLLSLKESQILQQTKVDTLDAVLAGDKKYRSFRPTLYDLLAHRAIDVFSNTQLNLTQYDDELIDMSNADWFGNRQTFLNITIPADSSSFKAQALQLFKNLIRFHQNSSNSSALADVDLKRLKFVQQHFTGDKQELYYNALSHLAEQSTQSEVFADILYEQAVIHKNAQLPVDTNKQNLITAIAFAEKAINAFPKSIGADNGRNLIEEIKSSSLSVKVKEFVQPDQPSQLYLSYKNTDTVQLKLYHSPEFKNDYEQFNNKADFLAFLRKNKIVKQWAVAVPKTNDYQTHSLVDKIEALPFGSYTLIARTINGKQNDTVYININFKVTAMAVINRRNIDKHEYFVRQSNNGEPLKNVTIRQRRYDYNTRKYIDGELLTTDGNGYASTAETQSGMIAALLRLGKDELQININNYNGYRDDEDEEEERVILFTDRPIYRPGQTIYYKGLCLNILNGKNKIAVNKAVDISFNDANGKEITKTKLMSNNYGTFQGSFTIPIGILNGQMEIETEYGHIAVQVEEYKRPTFEVVFDKPNKHYKLNDSIKVEGKASSFSGYSVSNAKVNYKVFRSVMDDYRLSYEQRSVIYGSRMYAERKQVAIGKTSTKAGGKFEITFFANVTDTRANYSYEIVADITDLNGETRSKTTSLNVGKKDITLNISAAQVEYLSNKTDSISFSVTNLNNEAIKADVKAEWSLLQAPSRLMNKSPFYAENYAMSKEDFIKNFPDDDYNNELEVAKWPVKSVEFKQNLSAKNGRGNLSFSQKDLKPGYYKISLMAVNGANDTVTVDKYVVIYHAAPAVIQSNLEWIAPEVTVIKPNESAVFRLAGLAENSKAYYEIYYRDSIAEKVWINLSPKQTIVKIQPKANYEDGFAVQFTMVHQGTVYNSMQQVQIADPQKELDIRFLTFRDKLQPGEKESWKLQISNNKGEKQMAEMVATLYDASLDDLRKMNWNTNLQTSFNYGFYNWNFNVSNVANPGYLWFLRQDRNYSVITRGYENLNLFGYNYYGGYNSGYRNYISNLQRAKRKGLSPEALKKLAELENGKLIYGVVFDNQGEILPGVQVSVGKMVTTTNIFGIYTINAKAGETLNFSFIGFKRYSIKIGSKKRIDITLKEDGNALNEVVFTGYATQKKQNMTGSVVQIRGVATLQSAPVAANAIYGSRSADAIIFPMAAEDKSTTLREEIEPLKKANVTPRTNFNELAFFYPQLLTDARGEIKIEFTIPQSLTRYKMMGFAHTKDLRTASITKELITQKQLAIAINAPRFFREGDTILLSAKLNNLAGKKLTGNASLALTDALTGKPVQVFGANEKSEKTFEVDDEGNTVLKWTLIIPSGISAITYKVLAQSGKFSDGEENTIPVLANAMLVTESMQINVRGNTTKTFDFEKLKKSGASKTLRNQSLTFEFTSNPVWYAVQALPYLMEYPYECAEQTFSRFYANSFATGIINSSPKIKTVFEQWKNTNNGEALLSNLEKNQELKSILLEETPWMRNAANESERKKRLATLFDLNRMTYELKANFEKLEKMQFNNGAFPWFSGMREDRYITQHIVLGMGQLKKLKLIDEKSYPNFNAMLNRAIIYLDAEFVKDYKKEVKEKRFGYLPLHYLFARSYTNQKNTSAAFVKAKDFYLKKLVADWKTFDAYQLAQAALVLNRNGNSVEAKKIITLLSQTAQQNDELGMYWATNRAGWWWYQSPVETQALLIEAFDEVANDTKAVEEMKIWLLKNKQTNDWQTTKATAAACYALLMKGTDLLAENNEPEITFGGQKLTELQQPNAIKEAGTGYQKVSIAGANVKPEMGRVEVKNNNQTIAWGALYWQYFEQLDKIASANTGVKIKKQLFIQKASNKGDMLTPLTTSNVLAPGDLLKVRIEINCDRDMEYIHLKDMRSSGFEPVNVISQYKYQDGLGYYESTKDASTNFFISYMPKGTYVFEYPLRVTHAGNFSNGITSLQSMYAPEFTTHSAGIRVSVK, encoded by the coding sequence ATGAATATATCATTACGCCTCCCCGCCCTATTTTTTCTCCTCATTTTGCTGTCCTTACGTATTTCTGCACAACAGAAATATACACTCAACGATTTTTACAGGGTAGATTCTATTGCCAGCCAGGCCAAACCAAAAAATGCACTTGCTTTGATTGAAAAAATTAATGAGCAGGCGCGCCAAACACATAATACACCTTTGTTGGTTAAATCGGTTATTTACCGGATGATGTTTCAAAGTTACCTGGAAGAAAATGCCTTTGATAAGATTTTGATCAATTTGCGCAAAGATATCAATATCACCAAACAGCCTGAAAAAAGCATTTTACAATCACTTTTAGCTGAAACCTATTGGAACTACCTGCAACAGAACCGTTGGCAGATTAACCAGCGTACGCAGGTGCAGGGTGATATTGGCGATGACCTTAAAACCTGGAGCATTAAAAAGCTGAATGATGAAACGGTTAAATATTACCTGTTATCGTTAAAAGAAAGCCAGATTTTACAACAGACGAAAGTAGATACTTTAGATGCAGTTTTAGCGGGTGATAAAAAATACAGAAGCTTTAGACCTACTTTATACGACCTGCTGGCCCACCGTGCCATTGATGTTTTTAGTAATACACAACTCAATCTTACGCAATATGATGATGAATTGATTGACATGAGCAATGCTGATTGGTTTGGTAACAGGCAAACATTTTTAAACATTACCATACCGGCCGATAGTTCTTCATTTAAAGCACAGGCGTTGCAGCTATTTAAAAATCTGATCAGATTTCATCAAAACAGCAGTAATTCTTCAGCACTAGCAGATGTGGATTTAAAACGGTTAAAATTTGTACAACAGCATTTTACCGGCGACAAACAGGAATTGTACTATAACGCTTTAAGTCACTTGGCTGAGCAAAGCACCCAAAGCGAAGTTTTTGCTGATATTTTATATGAGCAGGCCGTTATACATAAAAATGCACAATTACCTGTTGATACCAATAAGCAAAACCTGATTACGGCAATTGCTTTCGCCGAAAAAGCGATAAATGCCTTTCCAAAAAGCATCGGAGCAGATAATGGCAGGAATTTAATTGAAGAGATTAAAAGCAGCAGTTTATCGGTTAAAGTAAAAGAATTTGTACAGCCTGATCAGCCCAGCCAATTATATCTATCCTACAAAAATACAGATACCGTACAGCTGAAGTTGTACCATTCGCCCGAATTTAAAAATGACTATGAACAGTTTAACAATAAGGCCGATTTTTTAGCTTTTTTAAGGAAGAATAAAATAGTTAAGCAGTGGGCAGTGGCTGTGCCTAAAACCAACGATTATCAAACCCACAGTTTAGTTGATAAAATTGAGGCATTGCCTTTTGGTAGTTATACTCTAATTGCCCGGACCATTAATGGCAAACAGAACGATACTGTTTATATTAACATCAACTTTAAGGTTACGGCAATGGCGGTTATTAACAGGCGCAATATTGATAAACATGAATATTTTGTTCGTCAGTCGAATAATGGTGAACCTTTAAAAAATGTTACGATCAGGCAACGGAGATATGATTACAATACCCGTAAATATATTGATGGTGAATTATTAACTACAGATGGGAATGGTTATGCCAGTACTGCCGAAACCCAATCTGGCATGATTGCCGCATTATTAAGGCTTGGTAAGGATGAATTACAGATCAACATTAATAATTATAATGGCTACCGGGATGATGAAGATGAAGAAGAGGAACGTGTAATTCTATTTACCGACAGACCTATCTACCGCCCGGGACAAACCATTTATTATAAAGGATTGTGTTTGAATATTCTGAATGGGAAGAATAAAATTGCCGTAAATAAGGCCGTTGATATTTCTTTTAATGATGCCAATGGAAAAGAGATTACCAAAACGAAATTGATGAGTAACAATTACGGCACATTTCAAGGTTCGTTTACCATCCCGATAGGCATATTGAACGGTCAGATGGAAATTGAAACCGAATATGGCCACATTGCTGTACAGGTTGAAGAATATAAGCGGCCTACTTTCGAAGTGGTTTTTGATAAACCCAACAAACACTATAAACTGAATGATAGCATTAAAGTAGAGGGTAAAGCCAGTTCTTTTTCTGGCTATTCGGTGAGCAACGCGAAGGTAAATTATAAAGTTTTCCGGAGCGTGATGGATGATTACAGGCTCAGCTATGAGCAGCGGAGTGTTATTTATGGCTCAAGGATGTACGCTGAAAGAAAGCAGGTAGCCATCGGGAAAACAAGCACCAAAGCAGGTGGTAAATTCGAGATTACTTTTTTTGCAAACGTTACGGATACCAGGGCAAATTATAGCTATGAAATTGTGGCGGATATTACTGATTTAAATGGCGAAACCCGTTCTAAAACGACCAGCCTAAATGTTGGAAAGAAGGATATTACACTTAATATCAGTGCAGCGCAAGTTGAGTATTTGAGTAATAAAACAGATAGTATCTCCTTTTCGGTTACCAATTTAAACAATGAAGCCATTAAGGCTGATGTTAAAGCTGAATGGAGTTTACTGCAGGCGCCATCAAGGCTGATGAACAAAAGCCCTTTTTATGCCGAAAATTATGCCATGAGCAAGGAAGATTTTATTAAAAACTTTCCTGATGATGACTATAACAATGAACTTGAAGTAGCCAAATGGCCGGTAAAATCAGTAGAATTTAAGCAAAACCTTAGCGCCAAAAACGGTCGTGGAAATTTAAGCTTTAGTCAGAAAGATCTGAAACCAGGTTATTATAAAATCAGCTTAATGGCAGTAAATGGAGCAAATGATACGGTTACAGTAGATAAATACGTGGTGATTTATCATGCAGCACCTGCGGTAATACAATCAAACCTCGAATGGATTGCACCAGAAGTTACTGTGATCAAACCAAACGAAAGCGCTGTATTTCGTTTGGCAGGTTTGGCAGAAAACAGCAAGGCTTATTACGAAATTTATTATCGCGATAGCATAGCAGAAAAAGTGTGGATCAATTTATCGCCAAAACAGACCATTGTTAAAATACAACCAAAAGCCAATTACGAAGATGGTTTTGCTGTGCAATTTACCATGGTGCATCAAGGCACTGTTTACAACTCCATGCAACAGGTTCAAATTGCAGACCCACAAAAAGAACTGGACATCCGCTTTTTAACCTTTCGCGATAAGTTGCAACCTGGTGAAAAGGAAAGCTGGAAACTGCAGATCAGTAATAACAAGGGAGAAAAACAAATGGCCGAAATGGTGGCTACACTTTACGATGCAAGTTTGGACGACCTGAGGAAGATGAACTGGAATACCAATCTGCAAACCAGTTTTAATTATGGTTTTTATAACTGGAATTTCAATGTAAGCAATGTTGCTAACCCAGGTTATCTATGGTTTTTAAGACAGGATAGAAATTATAGCGTAATTACCCGGGGCTACGAAAACCTTAATCTGTTTGGGTATAACTATTATGGCGGATACAACTCTGGTTACAGGAACTACATCAGCAATTTACAAAGGGCTAAACGAAAAGGTTTATCTCCGGAAGCGTTAAAAAAACTCGCGGAGTTGGAAAATGGTAAATTAATTTATGGGGTGGTGTTTGATAATCAGGGCGAAATACTGCCGGGCGTACAGGTTAGCGTAGGTAAAATGGTTACTACCACCAATATTTTTGGTATTTACACCATTAATGCCAAAGCAGGGGAGACGCTTAATTTTTCTTTTATCGGCTTTAAACGCTATTCTATAAAAATAGGTAGTAAAAAACGGATTGATATAACGCTGAAAGAAGATGGGAATGCTTTAAATGAAGTGGTGTTTACTGGATATGCTACACAAAAAAAGCAAAATATGACTGGTTCGGTTGTTCAGATTAGGGGTGTTGCCACTTTACAAAGTGCTCCAGTTGCGGCCAATGCAATTTATGGCAGTAGATCTGCCGATGCGATTATCTTTCCAATGGCAGCTGAAGATAAGTCAACAACACTACGGGAGGAAATTGAACCTCTTAAAAAAGCCAACGTAACCCCACGCACCAACTTTAACGAACTTGCATTTTTTTATCCGCAGTTGTTAACTGATGCTAGAGGCGAAATCAAGATCGAGTTTACCATCCCGCAAAGTTTAACACGTTATAAAATGATGGGTTTTGCACATACCAAAGATTTAAGAACGGCATCTATCACAAAGGAGTTGATTACGCAAAAACAATTGGCCATTGCCATTAATGCACCACGTTTTTTTCGTGAGGGTGATACCATTTTATTAAGCGCCAAACTGAATAACCTGGCCGGTAAAAAACTGACAGGTAATGCCAGTTTAGCGCTCACCGATGCTTTAACAGGAAAACCGGTCCAGGTTTTTGGTGCAAATGAAAAATCGGAAAAAACTTTTGAAGTGGATGATGAGGGCAATACTGTTTTAAAATGGACATTGATTATCCCGTCAGGCATTAGTGCCATTACCTATAAAGTTTTGGCCCAAAGTGGCAAATTTAGCGATGGTGAAGAAAATACCATTCCGGTTTTAGCAAATGCCATGTTGGTTACCGAAAGTATGCAGATAAATGTACGCGGCAACACCACCAAAACTTTCGATTTTGAGAAACTGAAGAAATCAGGAGCCTCAAAAACTTTACGCAACCAAAGTTTAACTTTCGAGTTTACCTCCAATCCGGTTTGGTATGCGGTGCAGGCCTTACCTTACTTGATGGAATATCCGTATGAGTGTGCCGAGCAAACATTTAGCCGCTTTTATGCTAATAGTTTCGCAACTGGAATTATTAATTCATCGCCAAAAATTAAAACGGTTTTTGAACAATGGAAAAACACCAATAACGGCGAAGCATTGTTATCGAACCTGGAGAAAAACCAGGAATTGAAATCGATTTTATTAGAAGAAACTCCCTGGATGCGCAATGCAGCTAATGAAAGCGAACGTAAAAAACGTTTGGCTACACTTTTCGACTTAAACAGAATGACCTATGAGTTAAAAGCAAATTTTGAGAAATTAGAAAAAATGCAGTTTAATAACGGTGCTTTCCCATGGTTTAGTGGCATGCGCGAAGATCGCTACATTACCCAGCACATCGTTTTGGGAATGGGTCAGTTAAAAAAACTGAAACTGATCGACGAAAAATCTTATCCAAATTTTAATGCAATGCTAAATAGGGCTATTATTTATTTAGATGCGGAATTCGTTAAGGATTATAAGAAAGAAGTCAAGGAAAAACGCTTTGGTTACTTGCCTTTACACTACCTGTTTGCCAGAAGTTACACCAATCAAAAAAATACTTCAGCAGCCTTTGTAAAAGCTAAAGATTTTTACCTCAAAAAATTAGTGGCCGACTGGAAAACCTTTGATGCTTACCAGTTGGCACAGGCAGCTTTGGTTTTAAACAGAAACGGCAATAGTGTAGAAGCGAAAAAAATCATTACCCTGTTAAGTCAAACCGCACAACAAAACGACGAACTGGGTATGTACTGGGCTACGAATAGAGCGGGCTGGTGGTGGTACCAAAGTCCGGTTGAAACGCAGGCTTTGTTGATTGAGGCTTTTGATGAAGTGGCCAATGATACCAAAGCGGTAGAGGAAATGAAAATCTGGTTGCTCAAAAATAAACAAACCAACGATTGGCAAACTACAAAAGCTACTGCAGCTGCCTGTTATGCCTTATTAATGAAAGGTACTGATTTACTAGCCGAAAATAATGAACCAGAAATCACCTTTGGTGGTCAGAAATTAACGGAACTGCAGCAACCCAATGCTATAAAAGAGGCTGGAACCGGTTATCAGAAAGTAAGCATTGCGGGTGCAAATGTTAAACCTGAAATGGGCAGGGTAGAGGTTAAAAACAATAATCAAACCATAGCCTGGGGTGCATTATACTGGCAATATTTTGAGCAATTGGATAAAATCGCATCGGCCAATACCGGGGTTAAAATCAAAAAGCAATTATTTATTCAGAAAGCCAGCAATAAGGGCGATATGTTAACGCCGCTTACTACCAGCAATGTTTTGGCACCAGGCGATTTATTGAAGGTGCGTATAGAAATTAACTGCGATAGGGATATGGAATATATCCATTTAAAAGATATGCGTTCATCAGGTTTCGAGCCCGTAAATGTGATCTCCCAATATAAATACCAGGATGGTTTGGGTTATTATGAAAGTACAAAAGACGCTTCAACCAATTTCTTTATCAGTTACATGCCAAAAGGAACTTATGTATTCGAATATCCGTTAAGGGTTACACATGCCGGTAATTTTTCGAATGGGATTACCAGTTTGCAAAGTATGTATGCGCCAGAGTTTACCACACATTCTGCAGGGATAAGAGTAAGTGTAAAATAA
- the ribH gene encoding 6,7-dimethyl-8-ribityllumazine synthase, with the protein MSTQLKNLSDFSHTTVPSGANYKFGIIVAEWNAEITGALYDGALKTLLANGVAEENIVSLPVPGSFELTGGAEILLSKRSDIDAVICLGCVIQGDTKHFDFICDAVAQGVTNVGIKYSKPVIFGVLTTNNLEQAQDRAGGKHGNKGDEAAITAIKMVDFSAQI; encoded by the coding sequence ATGTCAACACAATTAAAAAATCTTTCTGATTTCTCTCACACCACTGTTCCCAGTGGTGCAAACTATAAATTCGGAATTATTGTAGCCGAGTGGAATGCTGAAATTACCGGTGCTTTATACGATGGTGCATTAAAAACCTTATTAGCAAATGGCGTTGCCGAAGAAAATATTGTTTCTTTACCTGTACCAGGAAGTTTTGAATTAACCGGTGGTGCAGAAATTTTATTGAGCAAAAGAAGCGATATAGATGCCGTAATCTGTTTAGGTTGCGTAATCCAGGGTGATACCAAACATTTCGATTTTATTTGCGATGCAGTGGCGCAGGGCGTAACCAATGTTGGCATTAAATACAGTAAACCGGTTATTTTTGGGGTGTTAACCACTAATAATTTAGAGCAGGCCCAAGACCGTGCAGGTGGCAAGCATGGCAATAAAGGCGATGAAGCTGCAATTACCGCCATTAAAATGGTCGATTTTTCTGCACAGATTTAA
- the ytxJ gene encoding bacillithiol system redox-active protein YtxJ, with product MTWVNLTSIEQLDEIKNASGFSLIFKHSTRCSISLMAKKNFEFDWDVIPADTKLYFLDLISYRDISNKIAEIFQVAHQSPQILLIKNGDCVLEASHSDISADEVAEVIAA from the coding sequence ATGACTTGGGTTAACTTAACTTCAATAGAACAGCTTGATGAAATCAAAAACGCAAGCGGTTTTAGCCTTATTTTTAAGCACAGCACACGATGCTCCATTAGTTTAATGGCTAAAAAGAATTTCGAATTTGATTGGGATGTAATTCCGGCAGATACAAAACTTTACTTTTTAGATCTGATCAGTTACCGCGACATTTCGAACAAAATTGCCGAGATATTTCAGGTAGCTCATCAATCGCCGCAGATTTTATTAATTAAAAACGGCGATTGCGTATTGGAAGCCTCACATAGCGATATTTCTGCTGATGAAGTTGCTGAAGTAATCGCAGCTTAA